A window of the Oncorhynchus kisutch isolate 150728-3 unplaced genomic scaffold, Okis_V2 Okis02a-Okis13b_hom, whole genome shotgun sequence genome harbors these coding sequences:
- the LOC116359305 gene encoding protein LRATD2-like produces MGNQVEKLTHLTYDNVPTADPNGFDTEDELGPRIGVSYIFSADDDEQEERVDGPDKDQNEEGKQYDNCNELECVVYYRDESVYEKNLKLSDMSTYSTENLLNKCIPGDLVEFVATGQYPHWVVYVGDFQVVHLHRAEIKNNFLTDASQGKRGRIVNGLYKFRALPPEVVVQNAVQQVGTRDRELYWRNSECFAAWCRFGKREFKIGGEIRIGKQPYRLKMLFSEKKSHVLEFQSFDDLIMEKRRNDQIGRDAVTQELANHLNATDAEIKDDFHQSVN; encoded by the coding sequence ATGGGTAACCAGGTTGAGAAACTGACACATCTGACTTATGACAATGTTCCGACCGCGGATCCCAACGGGTTTGACACGGAGGATGAGCTGGGGCCCCGGATCGGAGTGTCCTATATCTTCTCCGCGGACGACGACGAACAAGAGGAACGTGTTGACGGACCGGACAAGGATCAGAACGAGGAAGGGAAACAATACGATAACTGCAACGAGCTGGAGTGTGTTGTGTACTACCGTGATGAATCTGTGTACGAGAAGAATCTCAAACTCTCTGATATGAGCACGTATTCGACTGAGAATCTTTTAAACAAGTGCATACCGGGGGATTTGGTGGAGTTCGTGGCTACGGGCCAGTACCCTCACTGGGTTGTGTATGTGGGCGACTTTCAGGTCGTTCACCTGCACCGGGCTGAAATTAAGAATAATTTCCTGACAGATGCCAGTCAGGGAAAGAGAGGCAGGATAGTTAACGGGCTGTATAAATTCCGCGCTCTGCCTCCGGAGGTGGTGGTGCAGAACGCGGTGCAGCAAGTAGGAACGAGAGACCGAGAGCTGTACTGGAGGAATTCTGAGTGCTTTGCTGCGTGGTGCCGGTTCGGGAAGAGGGAATTTAAAATAGGAGGAGAGATCCGTATCGGAAAGCAGCCCTACAGGTTGAAAATGTTGTTTTCTGAAAAGAAAAGTCACGTCCTTGAATTTCAGAGTTTTGACGACTTGAtcatggagaagaggagaaacgATCAGATAGGCAGAGATGCGGTGACGCAAGAGTTAGCGAACCATCTCAACGCAACTGATGCGGAAATTAAGGACGACTTTCATCAGAGTGTAAACTGA